From a region of the Euwallacea similis isolate ESF13 chromosome 3, ESF131.1, whole genome shotgun sequence genome:
- the LOC136419719 gene encoding dynein beta chain, ciliary-like, which yields MTDDKKKDDKQDDAEDVRLEFLLSYLTKSYKMKQDKWNKMIGTDEYRKLILKFFEDPTQKMLLLTLPSTGLLTPFTSFNLQIKQKYTYFIRKKSEAITMENFRSVLTFGDVSGHPIEDLSVLVEGVFLPLMSNSANQVGWPKVVSQDVVTHVRAFKNTIDQIKGAMKSQVILPMPQGISTIFKTVQDFIDSNGEEINLSLKTTIENAVIKWSAICGEILKQTSQLCFANGAHPVPMNEIDFWNARTKNMESIYDQLCDARVKGYLRGTPSKGGTPILRGGMTHCGGWK from the exons ATGACCGACGACAAAAAGAAAGACGATAAACAAGATGATGCTGAGGATGTGCGGCTCGAGTTTCTGCTCAGTTACCTGACAAAGTCATATAAAATGAAGCAGGacaaatggaataaaatgATCGGTACTGATGAGTACCGG AAACTGATTTTAAAGTTCTTTGAGGATCCCACTCAGAAAATGCTCCTATTGACGTTACCTTCCACTGGCCTACTTACACCATTTACGTCATTTAATctacaaataaaacaaaaatatacgtACTTTATACGAAAAAAGTCAGAAGCGATAACAATGGAAAACTTCCGTTCAGTGCTCACATTTGGAGACGTGTCAGGTCATCCCATCGAGGATTTATCAGTATTAGTTGAAGGCGTCTTTCTGCCTCTTATGTCTAACTCTGCTAACCAAGTGGGATGGCCCAAAGTAGTTTCCCAAGATGTAGTAACCCATGTCCGTGCTTTTAAGAATACTATTGACCAG ATTAAGGGAGCTATGAAAAGCCAAGTGATTCTTCCCATGCCTCAAGGCATTTCGACAATATTTAAAACGGTGCAAGATTTTATAGATTCCAATGGCGAAGAGATAAATTTGTCTTTGAAAACGACCATCGAAAATGCCGTAATAAAGTGGTCAGCTATTTGTGGGGAAATTCTGAAACAAACGTCTCAGTTATGTTTCGCAAATGGTGCTCATCCGGTACCCATGAACGAGATTGATTTTTGGAATGCCAGGACAAAAAATATGGAGTCAATTTATGATCAATTGTGTGATGCGAGAGTTAAG GGGTATCTAAGAGGAACTCCTAGTAAGGGAGGAACTCCCATACTAAGAGGTGGAATGACACACTGTGGTGGGTggaagtaa
- the LOC136419838 gene encoding uncharacterized protein, whose protein sequence is MVQNTVWAKSNDGTIEYKSLTADRLQDAIAVLRNGFFPYENVCKAIGLANVPDAIKECDAMLIDIARHGVSVVAVDSQTGKIVGVALNKIQDKNVKSKQILDQYSRNTKHDELKALFELLAQLEDNMDPFTPYNVDCLLELVFLGVLPEYSKKGIGYQLATVTVELATLLFKGENVKTSLDENELPLEPRPQVVTSLFTTFKSQSIGRKLNFEVQQLITYDELFYKGKSYRSILGNETEGITCECKQLK, encoded by the exons ATGGTGCAAAATACAGTCTGGGCAAAAAGCAATGACG GAACCATCGAATACAAATCCTTAACAGCCGATCGCCTACAAGACGCCATTGCAGTGCTTCGGAACGGTTTTTTCCCTTACGAGAATGTATGTAAAGCGATTGGTTTGGCCAATGTACCAGATGCTATAAAAGAATGTGACGCCATGTTGATTGACATTGCCCGACATGGGGTGTCCGTTGTGGCTGTAGATAGTCAAACAGGAAAAATCGTTGGAGTGgcattaaataaaatccag gataaaaatgttaaatccAAGCAAATACTTGATCAATACTCTAGAAATACGAAACACGATGAGTTGAAAGCTCTGTTCGAATTGTTGGCCCAATTGGAAGATAATATGGACCCGTTCACTCCTTATAACGTTGACTGCTTGTTGGAACTGGTATTCTTAGGAGTATTACcggaatattcaaaaaaaggAATAGGATACCAATTGGCAACCGTCACAGTCGAATTGGCAACATTACTGTTTAAG GGTGAAAACGTGAAAACTTCACTGGACGAAAACGAGCTACCCCTAGAACCCAGACCCCAAGTTGTTACATCTCTCTTTACTACATTCAAGTCCCAAAGCATTGGAAGAAAACTCAATTTCGAAGTGCAGCAATTAATTACTTATGATGAATTGTTCTATAAAGGCAAATCATATAGAAGCATTCTGGGTAACGAAACCGAAGGAATAACGTGTGAATGCAAACAATTGAAATAG